The window GATCGCCGTCCTCGGCGGCGGCCGCCCGGGCCGCCAGTGGCCCAAGCCCGTACCGCTCTACAGCGTGCTGCGCGGCGCCATGTCCCGGATCCTCGAGTACCGGCGCATCGAGCTGCACTCCATCGCCAAGATCGCGGTCAACGGCATCCACGTCGAGCCGGTCATCCACGCGGCCGCCGAGCTCCTCGACAACGCCACCCGCTACTCGCCGCCGCACACCAAGGTGCACGTCACCGCCGTCGAGGTGCAGACCGGCGTCGCCATCGAGATCGAGGACGCCGGCGTCAGCCTCAGCGAGGAGGCCCGCGGGCGGGCCGAGGCGATGCTCGCGCGTGCCGCGCTCGGCCCGGACCTCAACAACCTCGGCGAGGACCCCCGGCTCGGCCTCGCCGTCGTCGGCCGCCTCATGGACATGTACAAGATGCAGGTCTCCCTGCGGCAGTCCGCGTACGGCGGTGTGCGCGCCGTGCTCGTCGTGCCGCGCAAGCTGCTCACCGAGGAGCCCGCCAACGCCCTCGCCCACGGCATCGGCGCCGCCGCCGTGCCCAAGGTCGACTTCGGCGGTGTGAAGGGCCCCGAGCGTTCGGTCAAGAAGCGCCGGCCGACCACCGGACCCCGTGTCTCCGAGCGGGACGACATGGAGGACGACGTCCCCGAGGTCACCGAGTGGACGGCCAACGGCCTGCCGCAGCGCCGCAGCCGCATGAAGGTCCCGTACAGCCAGCGGGTGAAGGAGGCCCGTGCCGCCGCTGCGGAGGCCGAGGCCGCGCGCAAGGAGGGCCGCCCCGTCATCGACTGGACCCGGTCGTCCACCCAGGTGCCCAAGAAGAAGAAGGAAGAGAAGGAACCCGGGCTGTGGGTCGAGGCCTTCATGGCCGGCCTCAAGGGCGGAGACGGCGACCAGAAGCAGACACCCGGCGAGACGAACAGTCCGGCCCCCACCGAGGCCGACGACGAGGGGGACCTCAAGTGACGCAACTGCGAGCCAACTTCGACTGGATGCTCAAGGAGCTGTCCGACGGGGTGTACGGCACTCGGCAGGTCGTCGTGCTCTCCGCCGACGGACTGCGCATCGCCCGGTACGGCGGCGACCCGGACGCCGCCGACCGCATCGCCGCGGCCTGCGCCGGACTGCAGAGCCTCGCGGGCGCCGTCGCGACCGAGATCCCCGACACCGACGGCAAGATGCGCATGGTGATCATCGAGATGGAGGGCGGCTACTTCTACATGATGGCCGCCGGCCCCAACGCCTACCTCGCCGTGCTGGCCGAGGCGCATGTGGACGCCGGGCTCATGAGCGCCCGCATGCGCGACCTCGTCGTACGGATCGGTGCTCACCTCACGAGTCCGCCCCGGCGGAACGGGCAGACCGTATGACTCCTCCGCAACGACGACGGCGTTTCCCCAAGGAGGCGCCCAAGGAGAAACCCGCACTCCCGGCCCAAGAGCCGGGAGGACCTGGTGGACAGGGCGGAGAGGGCGGCGACGGCGAGACCCGCGAACCGGAACGGCTGTACGTCGTCACCGGCCAGGCCGAGGGCGGCGACCGCGCCGAACTCGACCTGGTGACCTTAATCGTGGCGTGCGCCGACGCTCCGCCCACCGCCCAGCCGGAGCAGTCGGCGCTGCTCCGGCTCTGCCAGGCCCCCATGTCCGTGGCCGAGCTCTCGGCCTATCTCAACCTGCCGTTCAGCGTGGTGACCGTACTGCTGACCGAGCTGCTGACGGCTGAACTGGTACAGGCGCGCGCCCCGATCGTCCGCTCGGAGCTGCCCGACCGTTCCCTCCTCGAAGCGGTGATGCATGGACTTCAAAAGCTCTGACACCATCCCGGGACCTCGCGCCGAGGACCATCTCCCGCACACGGCCGCCGCCGCGGTGAAGATCGTGATCGTGGGCGGTTTCGGGGTCGGCAAGACGACGATGGTGGGCTCCGTCAGCGAGATCAGGCCGCTGACCACCGAGGAGACCATGACGCAGGCCGGCATCGGTGTCGACGACAACTACGGCTCGGAGACGAAGACGGCCACCACCGTGGCCATGGACTTCGGCCGTATCAGCATCACCGAGCAACTGGTGCTGTATCTGTTCGGCACCCCCGGCCAGGAGCGCTTCTGGTTCCTGTGGAACGGCCTGTTCGAGGGCGCCCTGGGCGCGGTCGTCCTCGTCGACACCCGCCGGCTGGAGGTCAGCTTCGACGTCATCGGACGCCTGGAGGAGCGCGGCGTTCCGTTCGTCGTCGCCGTCAACGACTTCCCGGACGCGCCCCGTTACCCCATGGAGGACCTGCGTGCGGCGCTCGACCTCTCCGAGGAGATCCCCATGCTGAAGTGCGACGCGCGTCGGCGGGCCTCCAGCCGGGATGTGCTGATGACGCTGATGCGTTTCCTGCACTCGATCGCCATGGCCTCGGCGTAGGCGCTCCGCTGGACGCGCGGTGATGCAACTGCGGGTCCGTGGGGGCTGGGCGCGCAGTTCCCCGCGCCCCTGAAGGGGCGCGGCACCCCCTGCCGATTCATACCGGCCCAACTTCCCAGAAACCAGAACGACTTCAGCTTCGGAGCCACCACCGTGACGCCTGAATCCCACTCCCTGACCGACACGGACGACCCCATGTCCGGCCCGCCGCCCGGCTGCCCCGCCCACGGAACGGGTCCCGGCGGACTGCGCCGCCTGTACGGACCCGAGGCGCAGGACCTGGCGGGCCTGTACGAGAAACTCCGCGCCGAGCACGGCGCCGTCGCACCCGTGCTGCTCCACAACGACGTGCGCTTCTGGATGGTGCTCGGGCACGGCGAGAACCTCCACATGGTCAGCAACCCGGCGATCTACACGCGCGACAGCCGTGTCTGGACCGCCCTCCTGGACGGCACCGCGGGGGCCGACCATCCGCTCATGCCGCTCATCGCCTGGCAGCCCATCTGCTCCCACGCCGAGGGTGACGAGCACCTGCGGCTGCGCGGGGCGGTCATGGGTGCCATGTCGACCATCAACCCCCGCGACCTGCGTCGTTACATCAACCACTGGACCGAGCAGCTGGTCAACAAGTTCTGCGAGCGGGGCACCGCCGACCTGGTCTCCCAGTTCGCCGAGCATCTGCCGATGGCCGCCCTGTGCGAGATCCTCGGCATGCCCGAGGAGTACGACGACCGTCTGGTGCAGACCACCCGCGATCTGCTCAAGGGCACCGACACCGCGATCGCCAGCAACGAGTACGTCATGAGCATCCTGATGCGGCTCACCCTCCGCCGGCGTGCCGAGCCCGCCGACGACTTCACCAGCTACCTCATCAACCACCCCGCCGGACTCACCGACGACGAGGTCGGCCAGCACCTGCGTCTCGTCCTGCTCGCCGCGTACGAGGCCACGGCGAACCTCCTCGCCAACGTGCTGCGGGTGGTCCTCACCGACCCGGGCTTCCGCGCCCAGCTCAACGGCGGTCAGATGACGGTGCCCCAGGCGGTGGAGCAGTCCCTGTGGGACGAGCCGCCGTTCAGCGCGGTGCTCGGCTACTTCGCCAAGCAGGACACGGAGTTGGGCGGCCAGCGCATCCGCAAGGGCGACGGGCTGTTCCTCGGGATCGCGCCGGGCAACATCGACCCGCAGGTCCGCCCGGACCTGAAGGCGAACATGCGGGGCAACCGCTCGCACCTCGCCTTCGGCGGCGGCCCCCACGAGTGCCCCGGCCAGGACATCGGCCGTGCCATCGCCGACACCGGCGTCGACGCACTCCTCAAGCGACTCCCGGACGTCCAACTCGCTGTCGAAGAGGACGAGTTGAGGTGGACCGCGTCGATCTCCTCGCGGCACCTGGTGGAACTCCCGGTGGTGTTCGACCCGGCATCGCCGCAGGACATCATGCGGCGGCCGGGCGTGAACACCGTGACCCGTCCGCGTCCGGACTCGGACAAGGCCGTGGCGGTACCGAGGCCCACGCTCGAACCCCGGCCCGAGGCACCCGAGTCGGAGGCCGGGACCCCCGAACCGGTGCGCGGGCCCAGTGCCTGGCAGCGTTTCCTGCGCTGGTGGCGCGGTTACTGAGACCGACCGTCACCGGCCCACTCGTCGTACGCGGACCATGCCAGGAGCGTCCGTCCGCTGCGGTACGCATGCCGGTGCCCCGTGACCGGATCGGTGAACTCCAGCACCCGCGCCAGCAGTTGGAGCGGGCGCCGGAAATCACCGGCCGGCACGGGGCCGGTCACCACCGGGTACAGCGGGTCGCCGAGGATCGGCACGCCCAACGCGTTCATGTGCACCCGCAGTTGGTGCGTCTGCCCGGTGCTGGGCAGCAGCCGGTATCTCGCCAGCCGGCCCCGGTGCTCGGCCGACTCGACGCGGCTCACCGCGTTCGGCTCGCCCGGCACCTCCCGGGCGGCCGGCACACCCCGCTCCTTCTCGATCCGGCTGCGGACCGTGCGCGGCAGCTCCAGCGCCTCCCGGTACGGGGCCACCGCCTCGTACTCCTTGCGTACGGCCCGGTCGCGGAACAGCGACTGGTAGGCGCCGCGTTCCTCGGGCCGCACCGTGAACAGCACGAGCCCGGCGGTCAGCCGGTCGAGCCGGTGCGCGGCCCCGAGCGCCGGAATCCCCAGCTCCCGCCGCAGCCGCGCGAGTGCCGTCTCGGTGACATGGCTGCCGCGCGGGGTGGTGGCGAGGAAGTGCGGCTTGTCGGCCACCACGATGTGCTCGTCCCGGTACACGACCTCCAGCGGGAACGGCACCGGCACCTCGTCGGGCAGCTCCCGGTGGAACCACACGAACATCCCCGGCACGTACGCCGCGTCGGGCGCGACCGGCCGCCCGTCGGCCCCGACGATCAGCCCCGCGTCGAGCATCCCGTCGATCACCCCGGCCCCCGCCGCGAGCCGCTCCACCAGATGCTCCCGCACGGTCTCCCAGGCCCCGTCGAACGGCAGCCGCACCCGCACCGGATCCACCCCGTCGCGCTGCGGCAGGGGAGAGGGCGGAACCGGCGATCTACGTCTCACCTGGTCAAGCGTACGCAGCGTCCGCCGACCGGGCCTTGTAGGCACGGTATGCACCGCCCAGGACGAGGGTGACCCCGAGGAACAGCACGGTGAACCACTGGAAGTACCAGTGTCCGCCCGCTGGGTCGTACACCTCCGCGCGGGGCCAGGCCAGGTTGACCGTCATGAACAGGCCGTAGAGGAGGGCCAGCGCGTTGACGGGGACGCCCCAGCGGCCGAGGGAGAAGAGCGGGCGCCCCGTCTCGTCGGTGCCCTCGACCGTGAAGTTGCCGCGCAGGCGCTGCCACAGCAGGGGGCCGGTGACCATCGCGTACGCGAGGTACAGCATCACGATGCAGGTGGTGCCGATGGCCAGGAAGGCTTCGGGCGAGGCGAAGTTGAGGAGCAGCAGGGCCGCGGCGAGGACACCGACGACCAGGGCGGGGGCGCTCGGCATGCCGGTGCGCGGATTGACCTTCGCGAGGCGTCCGGAGAAGGGCAGCTGGCCGTCGCGGGCCATGGAGAACAGCATCCGGCAGGCCGACGTCTGGATGGCGAGGGTCGCGACCGCGATGGCGACGACCACGTCCACGAGCAGGGCCCGGCCCACGCCGTCACCCAGGCTGCTGGTGAGGACGTAACTCAGGCCCTCGACGCCGAGCCGGCCGTCGGTGAGGCTGGGCGCGGCGAGCAGACCGCCGAGGATGATCAGGCCGCCGAGCAGGCCCGCGGCACCGAGCGCGGTGAGGATCGTGCGGGGCGCGGTGCGCCGGGGGTGATGCGTCTCCTCGCTCATCTCGCCCGCGCTGTCGAAGCCGATCATCACGTACGCCGCCGTGAACGAGCCCACCAGGAGCGCACCGACCAGGCCCGACTCGGCGGCCGTGCCGGTGTGGAAGGTGATGCCCGGAGTGCGCTCGGAGTGGGTGAACAGGAGCACGATGATCAGGGCGGCGCCGATGATCTCGGCGGTCACCCCGATGCGGTTGATCAGGGACATCACACGGTTGTCGATGACGTTCACGAACGTCGTCAGGACCAGCAGGAGCACGCCGAGGACCGCCGCGTTGGCCGCGCCGCTCGCCGACGTGGGCGCCGGGTCGTCGCCGATCAGCTGGAAGCCGGACCAGATCGCTGGCATGACCACCTGCAGCGCGAGCGCCGCGGCGGCGACCACCACGATCTGTCCGATCACCATGATCCAGCCGGCGAACCAGCCGAAGGTGAGGCTGGAGAGCCGGGACGACCACTGGTAGATGGCGCCGGAGATCGGATAGCGCGCGGTCAGCTCGGCGAAGCACGCGGCGACCAGCAACTGGCCGATCAGCACGGCCGGCCAGGCCCAGAAGAAGACGGGGCCGCCGAACGCGTACCCGAAGGCGAAGAACTGGAAGACGGTCGTCAGGACGGAGATGAAGGAGAAACCGGCGGCGAACGAGGCGTACCTGCCCAGGCTGCGATGCAGCTCCTGGCGGTAGCCGAACTCCGCGAGGGAGCGGTCGCCGGACGACTCCGGCGGATCGGGGCGTACGTCGGAGGGGGCGGTGGTGGTCACGGCGGCGGCACCTGCCTTCGGCGCAGGGGAGCGGGATCCTGGCGGCGACTTGGGGAACTCCGCGGCGGAATTCCTGTCGGGTGACAGAAATTAGGGAGAGCCTGTTTCGCCCGCGTGACGCGGCCATGTCGAGGCCGGGCCTAAGTCCTCACGCCCTTGCGCCGGATCCTGAATCGCGATACATCGTGTGTATTGACGTTCGCCGTCGAGACGCGATATGTTCGGCCACGGATATTCGTGTGCGAGGATATGAGTGGTGATCCCGGTGGCGATCAAGCGCCGCAAGCTCGGCAACCCGCTGGCGCTGGCCGTCATGGTGCTGCTCACCGAGCGGCCGATGCATCCGTACGAGATCGCCCAGACCCTGCGCAGCCGCGGCAAGGACGCGAGCCTGAAGATCAACTACGGCTCGCTCTACACGGTCGTGCAGAACCTGGAGAAGCACGGATTCGTCGAGGTCGCCGAGGTGCAGCGGCAGGGCAACCGCCCCGAGCGCACGCTCTACGGCATCACGGACGCCGGGCGCGAGGAGGCGACGGAGTGGCTGTCGGACCTGCTCTCCGTCCCGGCCAGGGAGTTCCCGATCTTCGAGGCCGCCCTCTCGCTGATGGCGGTGATCCACCCCGACGAGGTGGCGCGGCTGCTGACCGAGCGGCTCAAGGTGCTGGACGTCCAGGCGGCCAGCGCCCGCGGCGGCCTGACGAAGCTGTACGAGACGCTGCCGCGGATCTTCCTCGTCGAGAGCGAGTACCAACTGCACATGGTCGAGGCGCAGGCCGAGTGGGTCCGCGGATTTCTGCGGGAGCTGGAGTCCGGCGCGCTCGACGGGGTCAAGGAGTGGCGGAGCTTCCACGAGACAGGGGAAGTGCCGCCCGAGTTCGAGGAGTTGGAGGCCCGCCACCTCGACAAGGAGTGAATCACTTCGACAAGGAGTGAAGCAGGAACAAGAAGAACAGACCCCGGCAGAGCTGTTGCACCAGCTCCGCCAGGGTCTCGAACCCCGAGCCGACTCCGCGGTGAGGCAGGCCAGGCGATCGAGGTGCGGCACACCCAGGATAGCCCGGCGCTCTTCACGCGGATCAGCCATCATCCGCTCACCCAGGAGAGCAGTCGTCATGAGCACCCGTGCGCCCGCAGTGCAGGCGCGTCAGCTGATCAAGACCTACCCCGGCGATGTCACCGCCCTCAGCGGCATGGACCTCACCGTCGGGGCGGGTACCGTCTTCGGACTCCTCGGCCCGAACGGCGCCGGCAAGTCCACCACCGTCAAGATCCTCACCACCCTCGCCCGCCCCGACTCGGGCACCGCCACGGTCGCGGGCCACGACGTCCTGCGCCATCCGGACCGGGTGCGCCGCGCGATCGGTGTGGTCGCCCAGAAGTCCGGTGCGGACCCGGTGGCCACCGGCCGCGAGAACCTCCAACTCCAGGGCAGGCTCTACGGATTGAAGGGCGCGGACCTCCGCAACCGGGTGGACGAGCTGCTGGCCCGCTTCCGTCTCACGGACGCGGCCGGCCGCCAGGTCAAGGGCTACTCCGGAGGCATGCAGCGCCGCCTCGACGTCGCTCTCGGCCTCGTCCACCGGCCCGAGGTCCTCTTCCTCGACGAGCCGACGACCGGCCTCGACCCCGAGGCGCGCACCGCGATGTGGGACGAGATCGCCCGCCTGGCCGGCGACGAGGGCCTGACCATCCTGCTCACCACGCACTACCTCGAAGAGGCCGACCGCCTGGCCGGGCACATCGCGATCGTCGACCGCGGCCGTGTTGTCGTCGAGGGCACCCCGGACGCCCTCAAGGGCGAACTTCGCGGTGACGCCGTCCATGTGGAACTGCGCCACCCGGTCGGCGAGGCCGGCCGTACGCTCCTGACGGGCGCCCTCACCGCCCTGCCCGGCGTGTACGAGGCACTCCTCGACGGCCGCCGCATCAGCGTCCGCGCCGAGGACGGGGCCGCGGCCGTGCCCGCCCTGCTCGCCGCCCTGGAACGCGCCGGGGTCACCGTCAGCGCCGCCACCGTCGCCCGCCCGTCGCTCGACGACGTCTATCTGCGCTACGCGGGCCGCCGTTACTCCGAAGCCGAGGCCGCGGCAGCGGTCACGGCCGACGGCACCGACGACCTCGCCCTCACGGGAGGCACCCGATGAGCACCGACGCCCTCACCCAGACCTGGTACATGACACAGCGCCAACTGACGGCGGTACTGCGCCAGCCCGCGTACGTCGTGATGATGCTGATCCAGCCCGCGATCTGGCTGTTCCTGTTCGGCAACCTCTTCAAGGAGGTCGTCGAGCTCGGCGGCTTCGGCACGAGCAGCTATCTCGACTACCTCGTACCGGGCATCGTCGTGATGAGCGCGCTCAGCTCCAACATGTGGGCGGGCATGGGCACGTTGGAGGAGATCGAGCGCGGCACGCTGAACCGGTTCCTCACCACTCCGGTCAGCCGCGGCGCCCTGATGAACGCCAACGTCGTGCAGCAGGCGCTCACCACGGCCGTGCAGTCCGCGCTGATCATCCTGCTCGGCAGGCTCGGCGGCGCGGACTATCCCGGCGGGGCCGCGGGCCTGCTGGTGCTGGTCGTCGCGGCCTCACTGCTCGGCACGGTCTTCGGCGCGTTCTCGAACGCGCTCGGCATGCTGGTGCGCCAGCGGGAGTCGATCATCGGCATCAACACCTTCCTGCTGCTGCCGCTGACCTTCCTCTCCTCGGCCTTCATGGCCCCGTCCCGGATGCCCGACTGGATGCGCACCATCGCCGACTACAACCCACTCAACTGGGCGATGGTGGCAGCCCGTTCAGCAATGTCGGAAAACCCGGACTGGAACGACGTACTGACAAGGGGCGGCGCACTCCTGGCCCTGGCGATCACAGCGGTGTGGCTCTCGATCCGCACGTTCAGGTCATACCAACGCTCGGTCTAGAGGGGCGCGCCCCGTCAGGGGCGCGGGGAACTGCGCGACCAGCCACAACGAACCCGCAGACGACAACGGACCCGGGACGGAACCTAGGCAGCCGGCGGAGCCTCCTGCTCCGCCTCAACCTGCGCATTCCAATCCCGCTTCGCGGCCTGCCACCCATCCTCGTTGTGCCCCAGCCGCCAGTACCCGGAGATCGACAGATCCTCCCGGGCAACCTCGTGCTCGACCCGCAGCAGCCGCCGGAGCTCCTTCACGAACGCGGCCTCACCGTGCACGAACGCGTGCACCCGACCCTCGGGGAACGAAAGGCCCCGCACGGCCTCGACCAGCGCCTCACCGATCGGCCGGTCGCCGCGGTGCAGCCAGACGACCTCCACATCGGAGTCGATCTTCTGCTCCTCCTCGGGCCCGGCGACCTCCACGAAGGCGTGCACCCGCGCACCGTCGGGCATCGCTTCCAGCGAGGCGGCGATCGCGGGCAGCGCGCTCTCGTCACCGGCCAGCAGATGCCAGTCCGCCCCGGCGTCTGGGGCGTACGCCCCGCCGGGGCCGAGGAACCGGACGATCTCGCCGGCCTGGACGCGTGTCGCCCACGGCCCGGCGAGACCCTCGTCGCCGTGGATCACGAAGTCGAGTGTCAGCTCGCGCAGTTCCGGGTCCCAGGCGCGCACCGTGTACGTACGCGTCACGGGCCACTGGTCGCGCGGGAACTCCTCGCGGATCCGGGCCATGTCGAAGGGCTCCGGATAGGTCACGCCCTCGGCGCCGAACAGCAGTTTGACGTAGTGGTCGGTGCTCGTGCCCGCGGTGAAATCGGCCAGGCCGTCGCCGCCGAGGACCACACGCTGCATGTGCGGCGTGAGTCGCTCCGTGCGGATCACGCTCGCGGCGTGGGGCTTGGGAGCCCTCCGTGCCGGACGCTCTGCCATGACAGCCTCCCGAAGTTCGCTTAGGCTTACCTAAGTTAGCACCTCACCGCCCACTGGCGCCCCCTTCTTGAGAACCCGATTACCGTTCCGTGGGAATCGAATTGCTGCTTCACCTGCGGAGTGTCGTCAGCAGTCGCGCCAGCGAACCACCCAGGCCCCAGCGTGTCGCGAGCTCCTCCAGAGCCGCCGGATCGCGCGGCGTGTGGGGCAGCGCGGTGGTCACGTCCGGCAAGGGTACGTCTCCGGCCACCCGGACGACCTTGGGCGCGACGGCGACGTACGGCCGGGACTCGTCCAGACGCTTGCGCTGGGACGGTGTGAGCTTGGCCTTGGGGTCGT is drawn from Streptomyces liliifuscus and contains these coding sequences:
- a CDS encoding ABC transporter permease; this encodes MSTDALTQTWYMTQRQLTAVLRQPAYVVMMLIQPAIWLFLFGNLFKEVVELGGFGTSSYLDYLVPGIVVMSALSSNMWAGMGTLEEIERGTLNRFLTTPVSRGALMNANVVQQALTTAVQSALIILLGRLGGADYPGGAAGLLVLVVAASLLGTVFGAFSNALGMLVRQRESIIGINTFLLLPLTFLSSAFMAPSRMPDWMRTIADYNPLNWAMVAARSAMSENPDWNDVLTRGGALLALAITAVWLSIRTFRSYQRSV
- a CDS encoding cytochrome P450, which translates into the protein MTPESHSLTDTDDPMSGPPPGCPAHGTGPGGLRRLYGPEAQDLAGLYEKLRAEHGAVAPVLLHNDVRFWMVLGHGENLHMVSNPAIYTRDSRVWTALLDGTAGADHPLMPLIAWQPICSHAEGDEHLRLRGAVMGAMSTINPRDLRRYINHWTEQLVNKFCERGTADLVSQFAEHLPMAALCEILGMPEEYDDRLVQTTRDLLKGTDTAIASNEYVMSILMRLTLRRRAEPADDFTSYLINHPAGLTDDEVGQHLRLVLLAAYEATANLLANVLRVVLTDPGFRAQLNGGQMTVPQAVEQSLWDEPPFSAVLGYFAKQDTELGGQRIRKGDGLFLGIAPGNIDPQVRPDLKANMRGNRSHLAFGGGPHECPGQDIGRAIADTGVDALLKRLPDVQLAVEEDELRWTASISSRHLVELPVVFDPASPQDIMRRPGVNTVTRPRPDSDKAVAVPRPTLEPRPEAPESEAGTPEPVRGPSAWQRFLRWWRGY
- a CDS encoding sensor histidine kinase, with translation MVSVQSPPGGREVPYARALLLPAIAMAAATGAAVALLTGPARTAVGWCGAIATVLVTATAAQVVRRGRAVRAARAELAHRTQVMERRVSLHDAEIDHLREELLPAALEQMRSGSSPQDSVRVMVDEDPAQRNIPKSQRALLIELLRIIDHEELQREAAQRSFVSIARRVQAIVHQQNVELREMEEDHGRNPEVFDDLLRIDHGTALIGRLADSIAVLGGGRPGRQWPKPVPLYSVLRGAMSRILEYRRIELHSIAKIAVNGIHVEPVIHAAAELLDNATRYSPPHTKVHVTAVEVQTGVAIEIEDAGVSLSEEARGRAEAMLARAALGPDLNNLGEDPRLGLAVVGRLMDMYKMQVSLRQSAYGGVRAVLVVPRKLLTEEPANALAHGIGAAAVPKVDFGGVKGPERSVKKRRPTTGPRVSERDDMEDDVPEVTEWTANGLPQRRSRMKVPYSQRVKEARAAAAEAEAARKEGRPVIDWTRSSTQVPKKKKEEKEPGLWVEAFMAGLKGGDGDQKQTPGETNSPAPTEADDEGDLK
- a CDS encoding GTP-binding protein; the protein is MDFKSSDTIPGPRAEDHLPHTAAAAVKIVIVGGFGVGKTTMVGSVSEIRPLTTEETMTQAGIGVDDNYGSETKTATTVAMDFGRISITEQLVLYLFGTPGQERFWFLWNGLFEGALGAVVLVDTRRLEVSFDVIGRLEERGVPFVVAVNDFPDAPRYPMEDLRAALDLSEEIPMLKCDARRRASSRDVLMTLMRFLHSIAMASA
- a CDS encoding roadblock/LC7 domain-containing protein, whose amino-acid sequence is MTQLRANFDWMLKELSDGVYGTRQVVVLSADGLRIARYGGDPDAADRIAAACAGLQSLAGAVATEIPDTDGKMRMVIIEMEGGYFYMMAAGPNAYLAVLAEAHVDAGLMSARMRDLVVRIGAHLTSPPRRNGQTV
- a CDS encoding siderophore-interacting protein, yielding MAERPARRAPKPHAASVIRTERLTPHMQRVVLGGDGLADFTAGTSTDHYVKLLFGAEGVTYPEPFDMARIREEFPRDQWPVTRTYTVRAWDPELRELTLDFVIHGDEGLAGPWATRVQAGEIVRFLGPGGAYAPDAGADWHLLAGDESALPAIAASLEAMPDGARVHAFVEVAGPEEEQKIDSDVEVVWLHRGDRPIGEALVEAVRGLSFPEGRVHAFVHGEAAFVKELRRLLRVEHEVAREDLSISGYWRLGHNEDGWQAAKRDWNAQVEAEQEAPPAA
- a CDS encoding PadR family transcriptional regulator, encoding MAIKRRKLGNPLALAVMVLLTERPMHPYEIAQTLRSRGKDASLKINYGSLYTVVQNLEKHGFVEVAEVQRQGNRPERTLYGITDAGREEATEWLSDLLSVPAREFPIFEAALSLMAVIHPDEVARLLTERLKVLDVQAASARGGLTKLYETLPRIFLVESEYQLHMVEAQAEWVRGFLRELESGALDGVKEWRSFHETGEVPPEFEELEARHLDKE
- a CDS encoding ATP-binding cassette domain-containing protein, translating into MSTRAPAVQARQLIKTYPGDVTALSGMDLTVGAGTVFGLLGPNGAGKSTTVKILTTLARPDSGTATVAGHDVLRHPDRVRRAIGVVAQKSGADPVATGRENLQLQGRLYGLKGADLRNRVDELLARFRLTDAAGRQVKGYSGGMQRRLDVALGLVHRPEVLFLDEPTTGLDPEARTAMWDEIARLAGDEGLTILLTTHYLEEADRLAGHIAIVDRGRVVVEGTPDALKGELRGDAVHVELRHPVGEAGRTLLTGALTALPGVYEALLDGRRISVRAEDGAAAVPALLAALERAGVTVSAATVARPSLDDVYLRYAGRRYSEAEAAAAVTADGTDDLALTGGTR
- a CDS encoding amino acid permease, with translation MTTTAPSDVRPDPPESSGDRSLAEFGYRQELHRSLGRYASFAAGFSFISVLTTVFQFFAFGYAFGGPVFFWAWPAVLIGQLLVAACFAELTARYPISGAIYQWSSRLSSLTFGWFAGWIMVIGQIVVVAAAALALQVVMPAIWSGFQLIGDDPAPTSASGAANAAVLGVLLLVLTTFVNVIDNRVMSLINRIGVTAEIIGAALIIVLLFTHSERTPGITFHTGTAAESGLVGALLVGSFTAAYVMIGFDSAGEMSEETHHPRRTAPRTILTALGAAGLLGGLIILGGLLAAPSLTDGRLGVEGLSYVLTSSLGDGVGRALLVDVVVAIAVATLAIQTSACRMLFSMARDGQLPFSGRLAKVNPRTGMPSAPALVVGVLAAALLLLNFASPEAFLAIGTTCIVMLYLAYAMVTGPLLWQRLRGNFTVEGTDETGRPLFSLGRWGVPVNALALLYGLFMTVNLAWPRAEVYDPAGGHWYFQWFTVLFLGVTLVLGGAYRAYKARSADAAYA
- a CDS encoding RluA family pseudouridine synthase, producing the protein MRRRSPVPPSPLPQRDGVDPVRVRLPFDGAWETVREHLVERLAAGAGVIDGMLDAGLIVGADGRPVAPDAAYVPGMFVWFHRELPDEVPVPFPLEVVYRDEHIVVADKPHFLATTPRGSHVTETALARLRRELGIPALGAAHRLDRLTAGLVLFTVRPEERGAYQSLFRDRAVRKEYEAVAPYREALELPRTVRSRIEKERGVPAAREVPGEPNAVSRVESAEHRGRLARYRLLPSTGQTHQLRVHMNALGVPILGDPLYPVVTGPVPAGDFRRPLQLLARVLEFTDPVTGHRHAYRSGRTLLAWSAYDEWAGDGRSQ
- a CDS encoding DUF742 domain-containing protein; the encoded protein is MTPPQRRRRFPKEAPKEKPALPAQEPGGPGGQGGEGGDGETREPERLYVVTGQAEGGDRAELDLVTLIVACADAPPTAQPEQSALLRLCQAPMSVAELSAYLNLPFSVVTVLLTELLTAELVQARAPIVRSELPDRSLLEAVMHGLQKL